The DNA sequence ATCTCGGCCGAACCCCCGTGCACCTTTGGAACCGGACAAACCAACGTCATCAGGGCCGATCACACCTCCATCTCCAGCAGCGCGCCCATCCGAGTGCCCTTCCACTTCAAATGGCCGGTAaatacaaccttttttttttgcttttgattcGGCGTGAGCCCATCCAAATATCTGAGCGTCAAACTTATGTTTCCAGGGAACTTTTTCCTTAATCATCGAAGCCTGGAACGCAGAATCTCCCACGGAATACACAGGTGAGCAACAGTCACTGCTACGGTCTTAAAAATATCCAGCGTTCACCTTCCATTCCGAATGAATGTTTGaagattttcacttttttattttattttattttatttgcaatTGTTGTACTCCGACCTGCTGGtctgtatttattaaatataacGAATATAAAGAATGAAATATAACTTAATGCAATTGTTAGGGGAGTTTTAAAGACTTTCTTGGTGACTCATGTGTAAACTTGTGTTTCGCCCGCAGACAACCAAAACAACCTGGTGAGCCGCCTGGCAACCAGAAGGAGACTGGCCATCGGCGAGGACTGGTCCCAGGACGTCCACTTTGGAGAGCAGAGCGAGCTTCGCTACTCCTACCACGTCTTCTGCGACGAGTACTACTTCGGCGACGGATGCGCCGACTACTGCAGGCCGAGAGACGACACCCTGGGCCACTACACCTGCGACGAGGAGGGCAACCGCATCTGCCTTGAGGGCTGGAAAGGAAACTACTGCTCAGAACGTGAGTGAAGTCTTTGTAACGTCTGACTTTCATGAGACAACGGTTCGGTCAGTGTTGACAGCAAACCCCCCACTATATATGCTGTAATCCCATGAAAcaaaagtatacattttactGAAAGTATTTCAGGTAGGAGCCGTACCGCTCCCACTTGTTATGGGCTTCCATAAGCATGTAAGTGGATCGACTTGAGGTAGATTCTTAGGAGGTGTTTTGGAGGTCCCATCTGCCTTTTGTTCTCGGTGACAATGTGGCTGTGGCCCCCGCACGCACACGCATATTTCAAGGTGATCGATGTGTGCGTAAGGAGAAGGGGGTGGAAGAAAGAAAGCTTTTCTCTGCAGCAGTGTGCCTGCCAGCTGCTTGGGTTAATACTTAACTAACAGTGGAGTCTGGAGTGGGGCCGGGGTCAGACGCGGGGGGGGGTGGTGGtatatgtttttgtgtgtgcccATTGTAATTagacccctcctcctcctcctcctcctgctcctcagccATCTGCTCGGCAGACTGCAGCGAGAAGCACGGCTACTGCGAGGCCCCTGGGGGCTGTACGTGTCGCATGGGCTGGCAGGGCCCCTCCTGCACTGAGTGCGTGCGCTACCCAGGCTGCCTCCACGGGACCTGCAGCCAGCCCTGGCAGTGCAACTGCCAGGAAGGATGGGGCGGCCTCTTCTGCGACCAGGACCTCAACTACTGCACCAACCACAAACCCTGCGCCAACGGGGCCACCTGCACCAACACCGGGCAGGGAAGCTACACCTGCGCCTGCAGACCGGGGTTCGGAGGAACCAACTGCGAGCTGGAAACCAACGAATGCGACAGCAACCCGTGCAAGAACGGAGGAAGCTGCAATGTAAGTGGAGGACATGCACCATTCTGTTTACAACCATGGACACGGACTCAATCCTGATGTGTTGGCAGGACCTGGAGAACGACTACTCATGCACCTGCCCTCAAGGCTTTTACGGGAAGAACTGTGAGATCATCGCCATGACGTGTGCCGACGGGCCCTGCTTCAACGGGGGCACCTGTGTGGAGACAATGACCGGGGGCTACACCTGCCGCTGCCCCCCCAGCTACACTGGCTCCAACTGTGAGAAGAAGCTGGACCGCTGCAGCAACCGCCCCTGTCTGAACGGTCAGTTACTCTCACGAATGCTTCCTTTTTCAGGAGATGCAGATGCTCCAAAACATTATAGTCGTCATGGAATGATTCTCAACCCACTTGACGCGCACTATATTCGCGTTCACCGACACGCGCGTTTGTGATACGAGGACATCTAGTGGCGCATTAGTAGACTGCAGTCTGAAACAATGGCTTCTTACGGCATTTTtaaacttatttatttatttatttatctttcctttttctgcttcttcttttatTGCAAGAATTAAACATAAAGTCATGATCAAATCGCTGTCCAGGTAAATGCGGATGAACGATATATATTAACAGAAAcatataaatgataataataataaaaaggaaaagaaaacaaaaaataaataaaaaaaaaagacgtaacattataaaaatatatatcaacgCTAGTGGgtaaaatgatttgaaatgcAGATTTTAAATTGAGAGCCAGCAGCTATtaatttttgtgctttttgtttggtgGAATGTTTAATGGAATTGAACTATTGTAGTGTTTCAATGTAGAAACCAATTGAGGAAGGGGATCAGTGAGCATATTTAGATTTATGGATGTGTAACTTGGCTGCGAACGGAATGAAATTATGATAAAGTAAGATGGAGGTGAATGCTCTTCTATATAAACCAAATACAGCATTCTTCCAAAACAGTTCAAATTTGTTATTACGTTGTTATTAATGATATCACAGATGTCCTGCACATACTACATATATTAGTATATACTATTTAGCTAAAATGcatcttcattttaaaacactttCAAAGAAAAATTACAATTTATCTAGCAAAAATACTGTCAGTATTTGTCAAGCTTAGTTCATTCCAATCCATACATTCACTGCTGTTGACTCTTCTGGAGACTAATGGGTCTGTTTTACTCTCTGCAGGCGGCGAGTGTTTAGATCTCGGTCAGAGTGTTCTCTGTCGCTGCCAGCCCGGCTTCTCCGGCGCCAACTGCCAAGTGAACATCGACGACTGCGCCTCGAGCCCGTGCCAGAACGCCGGAACCTGCCAGGACGGCATCAACGACTACATCTGCTCCTGCACCCTGGGCTACACCGGCAAAAACTGCAGCGTTCGCTCGGATGCCTGTGGCGCCCGGCCGTGTCAGAACGGCGGCACATGCTTCACCCACTTCACCGGCCCGGTTTGCCAGTGCCCTAAAGGATTCATGGGACCAAGTTGTGAGTTTACCCTGCAGCCCAGTTTCAAACCCGCTCTACGCCAATCCTCCCAACCCTCCTCCGCCACGCTGACCGTCTCCTGCGTCCTCGCCGTGCTGGCGCTGGTTCTGGTGGCGGGCGTCATCTTcctcaggaggagaaggaggctgCAGGGGAGGAAGCAGCTCAGCGACATTGCGGTTTATAATGACCTGGAGACGGTGAACAACAtgggagggagcgagagagactCCTTCTTGGGTCCCAACGGGCTGTTCAAGATCAGCAACAGCTCAGCGAGACTCAGCCTCTGCCCAGAGGGGAGACCTGGCTACAGGCACCACCCAGCGGCAGACAGCGGTCTGGCTCGAGGGGAGCGCCAGGACTTCATGTGGCGGGATGAGTCCGGCCTGGGCTCAGCTGCCGGACTCAGGTGAGCCTCGCGCAGGGGGAAGAAGGATTTTAGCACttgctgctcctctctctttgTGCACGACGATGAgaggacgaaaaaaaaaaaatgctgcgtGTGAAGCCAGAACAGACGAATGAACTATGAATAGCAAAGATTATAAAGAACTGTACAGGGCAACGCTCCTTTAACATACACGACCCAAAGAGAGGAATATCAAGACCTACATTGGACCTACAACTCAAACCAAATACAGAATTCCCACTTGCCCAAGAAGAAAATGGTTTACCGTCTTTAATTACTTTTCATTGTTTAACAAACTTTGTTTCGCTTTTCAATCTTCCTTTTGCCATTATTTCCTTATTGTGCGTACcatcattttttattctttatattatttatttatttgataataTGGCTTCACTTTGATCCTGACAGATgtagaaatatatttatatgatgCTGAATGGAGACCGACGCTTGATGTTGTATCTGGATGTTGAAACTGGCTGTGGAGAGACGTGCTGCGTGTCCCGGAGACTGCAGGGAGGCAGACACGCTCTTTTCACCcgccatttttgtgttcatgCCAAAGTTTTTCTGTTATGTTCCGTGTCCTCATCGATTATTTAAGTTCATCATGTTGTTGTggtgtggaataaaaaaaatatttttcactgaTGTGAGGTGTTCATGCTTGTTAAACCAAGAAGTAGGTTTCATTTCTGTGAACAGCTACTTGACAGATGGCGCGACTGGCCTCTTTTCTAATACCGGAGGGTTTAAACCTACAACAGAAAGAATCTGCCTTTTAACAGGCGACTTCATCACAATGAGTAATTTTACAGCTCACAGACACTTAAAACGATACAGGAAATTAAATGAATATCGTAAATCATTAAGCTGTAATGAAGATAAAAATGACAGGAAGTCAGGATGATCTTCAGGGACAATGAGGAAGTaggcaacaaaaacatgacaagaaAATTCCTGGCAACAACTTTTATAACTGCTATATATATTAACAAAACGTAGGCTCTGTCAGCGTCAACAACATTTGTCAATAATCACAATTTAGGTCAGAGATGTGAAGAAGTGGAAACATACATAAGCGCATAGAAGAATAAGTGCAATATAGTGGGAATTCAAGTTTATATTGAGCAAGTGTTTTCTCTTTATGGGTTCATGTTATCACCTATTTTGTTAGACTAGCTCaggcataaataaataaatgtggctcacgaataaaaaaacaattctaTCACCACTACCGGAGAAGCAGAGCGCTGGTATTTGAAGACATCACCTTAGCTGCACTCCGAGGAACAAAATGGCTGGCAACCCATTGTCCAAACAACAGTGTCAGACCAGGAACCAAAACCAAACACAGTTTGTTAAATGCTAGTGGTGTGTGACTAAGGTACACGATACTCTCCTTCGATAAACAAGAACAATATACTTGTTTCTTCAACGTACCAAACAAAGAACTGAACAGAGCCAGAAGCCTTAGATAATATTTCACGGGTGCAAGCTACATAAACCCAAAATGCATGGGTCTTTAAAATAAGAACTGTAAAAATATCTGAATAGAAAGGACCAGAGAAAATGGTCAGTCATGAGCAGTGTGTGCTATAATTCAAGTGCTATTTCTCGCATCAAACCCTTAGATTCTCTCATACACCAACAACGTTTTTAGTGGAAAAGCATACGTTTatttcaacaaataaataatctaaATTTGTTCGAATAAAAATGCGGCATCATCCTTCGCAGacgtacaaaaataaaatcacaattcTTCATTTTACTGCATAGTATTTTTAGATTCCTTCTGATTGTCAGATGCAACGACGAGTCCTGTGTCACTGGTTCTGTTGACAGACACGactgttagcatttagcattgtaGCTGTTGCAGTACTTTCTGAGTTGATCACGACGGACGGCTGCAAACAACAACACTAGCATGTTTCACATGTGCAGCCGCtcacctgcatgtgtgtgtggatccATTCTATGAAGTGGGAGACGTTGCCGTAGACTCCCGGTTTCTTCCTCGCTGCACATCCGTACCCCCAGCTAGTGTCCCCCACCAGCCACCACAAGCCTGCCTCCTTCACCACCAGGGGCCCCCCACTGTCCCCCTGCAGCAGCAATCTTGGGTTCACCTCGCTCTTTCCGAGCTCAGAACAACGACAACACACACATACCTGACACGAGTCGACGCCTCCTGAAAGCTTGCCAGCACAGATCATGGCCTCAGTGAGGGCCCCGTTCAGTATGTCCCACCTGTTGCAGGTCTCTGTCTTGTACATGGTCACCTCGGCTTGGTTGAGGGTGTCTGGGCTCGGCCCTGCACGGACAATAGTGGGCGGATTAATTCACTGTATAGATCCAAACGTGACTTTAGAAAATCCTCACCTGAAGAATACAGAGCTCCCCAACCTGTAATCCAAGCCTGGCGCTCAGGGGATAAGTCTGCACCGAAGTTGGGGAGACACACCGGCCTCACATTGTCTGAGACACGGAGATGGTCATTAATGACATGGATATAAACCTCTAGATACAAATCATAACACTGGCTCCTGAGGAAAAGAACCTCCAGGTGACTGACCAGTAAATATGGAAACACTCACCGGTGAAGGTCAAGGGGGACCTTAGTTTCAGGAGGGTGATGTCGTTGTCATTTGAGTCTGGATCATATTTTTCATGATTGATGATTTTATACACCGATTTTCCGATGGTGAAATCCATCACGGATTGGCTGATTTCACCATACTTTACAGTCCAGTGATGAGGGCTTGAATAtctgagagtgagagggagggaACCACGTGAATCAAAGGAAGAAATCGCTGTTGGATATTGTTGAACCAGGTTTGTGCATCTAGTCAGTGTGCATTCGTGGTTATGAAGTTCATCCCTGTCACGCAGGGGACAAGGTGACTTACATTCATTCTACCAAACCGTcacaacaacaaccaaaaaacaAGCCTCAAAAGCCTCCAGTGACATTCAGCATCGTGGAAACGTGTAGTTTCACTCACGTCTCGAAGCAGTGAGCAGCAGAGACGATCCAGTAGGGGGCGATAATGGAGCCGCCGCACATGTGTTGACCCCGAACCTGTAGACTGACCTGCCAAGGCCAGGCTCCTTTCACAGCATCTGTCCCCCCAACAATACGATTTCTGGGCGCAGCAATGCTCTTCCCACAGTCTGTTGACGACAACGTTAATACACCTCTTAACAGTCTCTTAAAAATGTGGGGAAATATCATATATTTCATGCTTTTTAATTCAGATTTTGCATACCGATGCACTGCAGTTTGATGGCACCAGTGGTGCAAACATGGCTGCAGGTTAGAGAACAAGGAAATTCAAAGACAACAGAAGCTCGGATCCTCTACTTTTCTGACGATAGTTGAAGAGATcacctctcctccagctgagaCATCACGTTCGAGTCATGGTGATCTTTAGGCCTCAGCTTTAGGAAGCCAGTGGAGGACCCGGTGCTGGTCTGACTGGACGCCACGTAATCATTTCTGAGGATAAACAAACATGCCTAACTTGAATATCCTCAGAAACaggtcctttatttgtccctcTGTCACGATGTAAACCGCACATGGATCTGTTAGCTGCTTTAATCCGCTCATGAGtcaaagtttcattttaacatCATCAACATGTTTGTCTCTGACCATACCACGTGCATATTGAAAGCCCTTCATCTCAAAACAAGACCTGGACGAAGAGGTAAAAGGGAGTCAGCACCTGCTGTAGCCCATCTGCCCGCACACCTCTCTGCCGTAGTTGTTATTCCAGTTTTCAGCACAAACAGTCCTCCAGCTCTGAGAGTGTTTGGAGTAGCCCTGCAGCATGAAGTTGGTGCCGTGCAGACGAACTGCCAGGAAGAGAAAACGTTTTTATCTCCTCGACGAAACTCAATGCAAATACACGTGCGTCACGTTTGTGCCAGTCGCGTTAAGTCACTTTGTGTCTGTTTGACTCGTGGAAACTGGAGGCTGTTATTTTACAGAAATATGGAAGGATCAGTATGGAATTTTCAATGCTAATGTgtgagaaaaaatgataaatattagtgaaaataaatgtggaaataaataaacaaactggGAAATATCTGTGGAATTATAATGCGTATAAACTCCATACAAAAGTGGATAGAATGTGAAGACAGATGCCAGATCCTTGAGTCTAAACTCAGTTTTCAATAGCATTTTCAGGACACGCCTCCCCCTTCTAGCCTCAACTGTTCCTGTTAAGTGTGTGTTGTCTTACAGCAGTGGGATTCATCCTTTCCATTGGTGCAGTCCTTCACTCCATCACACCACTGGGAGGCACTCAGACACCCCCCTCCAGCCCCACACGACATGCCCATCACACACTGGTAGTACACTGTAAACACACTCAAAGTAAGTGCATATTATAACAGCAGTTCTGATGAGCTCCTACTGCAGTACTCACAGAAGTACCAGAGCAGTAGCCCGATGACGGCCAGAGCCACCAGCACACTGAGCGTCACACAAATGATGTAGTTCCATCGCGGTCCTCTTCGTGCTGGAACAGCTGAAACACATGACGTCACTGATTTTCATAACTTTAAGGAGAGTCCAAGAATGTTTTGTTAAAACTGgttatgtaaaaaaatatgtaaattcAGCTCTTTGATAGATGTACAAGGAGGAACAAGGAGTGAAGTTACTCTCATAAGAAGTTTCACCACAGATACTACACCTGAAATTCGAGGggtttcatgtttatttctgcAATTCTAAAGGTCAGTTGAAGGAACACGTGAGGAAACTTCAACAACATAAAGTATCGTCCGGCGCTGTAAAACATTTAGGAACTTTATTTATTCCTGTTGCCAAGTTTCATGCCAGTTAGCGTGGCACGTGGGCGAAGCATATTCAAGCTATCTGACTGTTTGAAGTCCAAGTTCGACCTGACAAATACATAAATCGCTGCTATTCAGCTGATTGTGTTTTGTCTTACCAATTTGATAAGGatataaaaattgaaaaatagaaTGAGTTTGAGTCACATTCCTTATTTTACAGTTGGCAAGAAAAATAGAAACAGGATGATCCCGCTACAAACAATGGCATAAAACTCTGATTCTCACACACGCGGTCGCGCACATTTGTTTGCTGGTGTCGGATTCATGTCACCACATGCTACACATGGCTTCAGCATCTCTAACACTGACCACACTGAGGTCGGAAACGTTTTGTGCACAAGCAAAACAGCACCTCTCCTGTGAGTCTCCGGATGATACAGAAACAATGATCTAGTCCAGAAATATTACTAAAATTGACCGGATAGACACATCACCTCATGATGTCAGCCAGTGTGAGCCATTTTTGACTATGTATTTCGGGTTCCAGCAGACACAATAACAATAAGGTCTTAAACATTAGACTGTGAATCTGTCAGCAAAGtgaagagcaaaaacaaaacagttctgATGGGGTCAGAATAACCCAAGTTATTAAATAGCAAAACGTTTTTGCTTTAAAACCTTACTGGACTGAAATATAGTCCCTCAGATGTCACCAatttttttttaggtgaaaATCTTTTTTGAG is a window from the Synchiropus splendidus isolate RoL2022-P1 chromosome 17, RoL_Sspl_1.0, whole genome shotgun sequence genome containing:
- the dlb gene encoding delta-like protein B yields the protein MAHQQLRYFLALALVHTVLSSGVFELKIHSFHTAQRICRRHRDCHIFFRICLKHPEDVISAEPPCTFGTGQTNVIRADHTSISSSAPIRVPFHFKWPGTFSLIIEAWNAESPTEYTDNQNNLVSRLATRRRLAIGEDWSQDVHFGEQSELRYSYHVFCDEYYFGDGCADYCRPRDDTLGHYTCDEEGNRICLEGWKGNYCSEPICSADCSEKHGYCEAPGGCTCRMGWQGPSCTECVRYPGCLHGTCSQPWQCNCQEGWGGLFCDQDLNYCTNHKPCANGATCTNTGQGSYTCACRPGFGGTNCELETNECDSNPCKNGGSCNDLENDYSCTCPQGFYGKNCEIIAMTCADGPCFNGGTCVETMTGGYTCRCPPSYTGSNCEKKLDRCSNRPCLNGGECLDLGQSVLCRCQPGFSGANCQVNIDDCASSPCQNAGTCQDGINDYICSCTLGYTGKNCSVRSDACGARPCQNGGTCFTHFTGPVCQCPKGFMGPSCEFTLQPSFKPALRQSSQPSSATLTVSCVLAVLALVLVAGVIFLRRRRRLQGRKQLSDIAVYNDLETVNNMGGSERDSFLGPNGLFKISNSSARLSLCPEGRPGYRHHPAADSGLARGERQDFMWRDESGLGSAAGLR